In Nostoc sp. CENA543, a single genomic region encodes these proteins:
- a CDS encoding NUMOD4 motif-containing HNH endonuclease gives MNPQQSIVETDETIQVNNRDAEVWRPIPGYEGQYEVSNMGRVASLNYSRQKKRQVLKPRPERGYLKVTLYNKHHSKQWKVHQLVLLAFVGERPKQLVTDHINRVKTDNRLANLRYVSRSENARNTDRYLYKQITHKKQLTSYGLTTTETTTTTPNAIN, from the coding sequence ATGAACCCCCAACAAAGCATTGTTGAAACCGACGAAACTATCCAGGTTAATAACCGTGATGCTGAAGTTTGGCGACCAATACCAGGATATGAAGGGCAATATGAAGTCTCAAATATGGGTCGGGTAGCTTCACTCAACTACTCACGCCAAAAGAAACGACAGGTTTTAAAACCACGACCAGAACGCGGTTATCTAAAGGTCACTTTATACAACAAACACCACTCTAAACAGTGGAAGGTTCATCAACTTGTATTACTAGCCTTTGTTGGTGAACGCCCAAAACAATTAGTCACCGACCATATTAACCGAGTCAAGACTGATAACCGACTGGCTAACCTGCGTTACGTCAGCCGTTCTGAGAACGCACGTAACACTGACCGCTATCTATACAAACAAATAACCCACAAGAAGCAGCTAACTTCTTATGGGTTAACAACAACAGAAACAACAACAACAACACCCAACGCTATAAATTGA